The following coding sequences are from one Luteolibacter yonseiensis window:
- a CDS encoding phosphatidylserine decarboxylase, with amino-acid sequence MEAIRYYNRHSGNIETEQVYGEGFLRWSYGNPLGAISLNAFVKRPFFSKWYGQRMSAPESSARVLPFIKQYGLDPADFADAPESYRSFNEFFFRKLKPEARPIDADENSVVFPADGRHLGFQKASGISGVFVKGQKFDLPSLLGDAKLAAKYAEGALVLSRLCPVDYHRFHFPVAGIPGETRLIEGPLFSVNPIALRQKLSYLWTNKRTVTELRTEKFGTVICMEIGATCVGSIHQTYTPGRPVRKGGEKGYFAFGGSSTITLFEPGSVVLEEDLVENSAKQTELYARIGTRMGRFA; translated from the coding sequence GTGGAAGCCATCCGCTATTATAACCGTCATTCAGGAAATATAGAGACCGAACAAGTTTACGGGGAGGGATTCCTGCGCTGGTCTTATGGAAACCCGCTGGGCGCCATCTCCCTGAACGCTTTCGTCAAACGTCCTTTCTTCTCGAAATGGTACGGACAACGGATGAGCGCTCCGGAGTCCTCCGCCCGGGTGCTGCCATTCATCAAACAATACGGACTGGATCCGGCGGATTTCGCCGACGCTCCGGAGAGCTACCGCAGCTTCAACGAATTTTTCTTCCGCAAGCTCAAGCCCGAGGCGCGCCCGATTGATGCCGACGAGAACAGTGTCGTCTTTCCGGCGGACGGGCGGCATCTGGGATTCCAGAAGGCATCCGGGATCTCGGGGGTGTTCGTGAAGGGCCAGAAATTCGACCTCCCGTCGTTGCTGGGCGACGCGAAGCTGGCGGCGAAATACGCGGAAGGCGCGCTGGTGCTCTCGCGGCTCTGTCCGGTGGACTACCACCGGTTCCACTTCCCTGTGGCCGGAATTCCTGGCGAGACACGGTTGATCGAAGGGCCTCTTTTTTCAGTCAACCCCATCGCACTGAGACAGAAACTTTCCTATCTCTGGACCAACAAGCGCACGGTCACGGAACTGCGGACGGAAAAGTTTGGAACCGTCATCTGCATGGAGATCGGCGCGACCTGCGTGGGCAGCATCCATCAAACCTACACCCCTGGACGCCCTGTCCGAAAGGGCGGGGAAAAAGGCTATTTCGCTTTCGGCGGATCATCCACCATCACGCTTTTCGAACCCGGATCGGTGGTTCTGGAGGAGGATCTGGTGGAGAATTCCGCAAAACAGACGGAACTCTACGCGCGTATCGGCACCCGGATGGGCCGCTTCGCTTGA
- a CDS encoding PQQ-like beta-propeller repeat protein produces the protein MKTRLILVSLFAAISHSFAADANPLAGHDFFYAGEAKTQDMYLVKKGEIVWSFHNPGSRGEISDAVLMSNGSVLFAHQYGITLINSEKKVLWKYEAPEGCETHTAQPIGKERVVFIQNGPEPKCVVVNIVTGKTEREFPLPVGNPKGTHGQFRHASLTAAGTLLVAHMDNGKVSEYDDHGKEVWTAKFPTGPWAAKRLANGNTLITSTKLVREITTTGETVWECTAEDFPGHDIKGFQIANRLPNGNTLVNNWVNSWDGPIDFATAPAQAFELTPDKKIVWTLKSWNGDKNLGPSTTIQLLDKPGAPEDAHFGEFR, from the coding sequence ATGAAAACCCGACTCATTCTCGTTTCCCTCTTCGCCGCGATTTCCCACAGCTTCGCCGCCGATGCCAATCCGCTCGCCGGGCATGACTTTTTCTACGCCGGTGAGGCGAAGACCCAGGACATGTATCTCGTCAAAAAAGGCGAGATCGTCTGGAGTTTCCACAACCCCGGCAGCCGTGGCGAGATCAGCGACGCGGTGCTGATGTCGAACGGCAGCGTGCTTTTCGCCCACCAATACGGCATCACCCTCATCAACTCGGAGAAAAAGGTCCTCTGGAAATATGAGGCCCCGGAGGGATGCGAAACCCACACCGCCCAGCCGATCGGCAAGGAGCGTGTCGTATTCATCCAGAACGGCCCGGAGCCCAAGTGCGTCGTCGTCAACATCGTGACGGGAAAAACCGAGCGCGAGTTCCCACTCCCTGTCGGCAATCCGAAGGGCACGCACGGGCAGTTCCGCCACGCCAGCCTCACGGCCGCGGGGACGTTGCTCGTCGCCCACATGGACAATGGCAAGGTGTCCGAGTATGATGACCACGGCAAGGAAGTGTGGACGGCGAAGTTCCCCACCGGCCCCTGGGCGGCGAAACGCCTGGCGAACGGCAACACCCTCATCACCTCCACCAAGCTGGTGCGCGAGATCACCACCACGGGCGAGACGGTGTGGGAATGCACCGCCGAGGACTTCCCGGGGCACGACATCAAGGGCTTCCAGATCGCCAACCGCCTGCCGAACGGCAACACCCTCGTGAACAACTGGGTGAACTCGTGGGACGGCCCCATCGACTTCGCCACCGCTCCGGCGCAGGCGTTCGAACTCACTCCGGACAAGAAAATCGTGTGGACGTTGAAGTCATGGAACGGGGACAAGAACCTCGGCCCCTCCACGACGATCCAACTGCTCGACAAGCCCGGCGCGCCGGAAGACGCTCACTTCGGCGAATTCCGCTGA
- the glnD gene encoding [protein-PII] uridylyltransferase has translation MQHHLKNLEEHAREALKPALEGHLSPAEKIALYKRFIKTEEHRILLLHRSGAGGLEVARARAELIDTFIRSTMLASLNSRQSGDMLPISLVATGGYGRGTLNPGSDIDILFLLPRASTKLPEAPRELVQEILYLLWDVGFKVGHACRSITECVEQARADQENKTALMDARLIAGDVELFEQFQSRFEKECIRKGQAEFFEIRRQDLRERHKKYSHTVFLQEPNVKESCGGLRDFHNILWVARVKRGSTDLSTLVEDRIITANTRNELEAAHDFLHRVRNELHYHNKKATDQLTLQLQGVVATAFQYPQKDILRRVEAFMRDYYRHTRHLYQHTNSLMETFQIEQETRAESGFRSFLTFRQKNREEFDGFIARDGRLFPSSQDIFSDDPHRLMRLFQHCQLRNLELSPQIRRLIANHWSDIDRPFRYSKTNRQIFQGILERKGEVARILRLMHRVGILGRYLPEFGALDCLVQHEFFHRYTADEHTLRCVDQLDQLVAETEPRREIYRRLFHEIQDPYALYLAVILHDTGRAENVREHIDGSAMLASRLCNRLQIQGERRTLIMFLVDNHLTFWRTATTRNLDDPEVIGEFAKIVKTPANLDALFLFTFADSNGTSPDGWNGWKESLMLQLHTATHHYLKAGHENYSLKLLADRTALQDEVISMMREDYHPDVRRHFELMPPAAFHYRQAAHIVTQVRTVRHFLHRETEKSDPLASCIKWIDHTDKGYTELVLATRDKPLLLEKVCCALASEQINILSADLFTREDGIVVNIFRVCTTNFEPVSANSTRKRFLDTFEAILVADSYDPEKFLRRKVNFLKPRSDHGIKVPVRAYVTNSLHPTCTAVEIQGLDRIGLLHDLFHTINHHGLNTAHARICTEKGVAMDTLYITTADGRKIEDPELLKQLETEFSALVSRPETSG, from the coding sequence ATGCAGCACCACTTGAAGAATCTCGAAGAGCACGCCCGCGAAGCCCTCAAGCCCGCTCTGGAAGGCCACCTCTCGCCTGCCGAGAAAATCGCTCTCTACAAGCGCTTCATCAAGACCGAGGAACACCGCATCCTGTTGCTTCACCGTTCCGGTGCGGGTGGTTTGGAAGTCGCGCGGGCCCGGGCCGAACTCATCGACACCTTCATCCGCTCGACGATGCTGGCGTCCCTCAACAGCCGCCAATCCGGCGACATGCTGCCGATCTCGCTCGTCGCCACCGGTGGATACGGCCGCGGCACGCTGAACCCCGGATCGGACATCGACATCCTGTTTCTCCTGCCCCGCGCATCGACCAAGCTGCCAGAGGCACCACGCGAACTGGTGCAGGAAATCCTCTACCTGCTCTGGGATGTGGGCTTCAAGGTCGGCCACGCCTGCCGGTCCATCACCGAGTGCGTCGAACAGGCGCGGGCGGACCAGGAAAACAAAACAGCCCTGATGGACGCACGGCTGATCGCGGGTGATGTCGAGCTTTTCGAGCAATTCCAGAGCCGCTTCGAGAAGGAATGCATCCGCAAGGGTCAGGCGGAGTTTTTCGAGATCCGCCGCCAGGACCTCCGGGAAAGGCACAAGAAATACTCCCACACGGTTTTCCTCCAGGAGCCGAACGTGAAGGAAAGCTGCGGCGGGCTGCGCGATTTCCACAACATCCTGTGGGTCGCCCGGGTGAAACGTGGCAGCACCGACCTGTCCACGCTCGTCGAGGACCGCATCATCACGGCGAACACGCGCAACGAACTGGAAGCCGCTCACGATTTCCTCCACCGCGTCCGCAACGAACTGCATTACCATAACAAAAAAGCGACGGACCAGCTCACCCTCCAGCTCCAGGGCGTGGTCGCCACCGCCTTCCAATACCCGCAGAAGGACATCCTGCGGCGCGTCGAGGCCTTCATGCGCGACTACTACCGCCACACGCGCCACCTCTACCAGCACACGAACTCGCTGATGGAGACCTTCCAGATCGAACAGGAAACCCGCGCGGAGTCCGGGTTCCGGTCGTTCCTCACCTTCCGGCAGAAAAACCGCGAGGAATTCGACGGCTTCATCGCAAGGGACGGCCGCCTGTTCCCCTCCAGCCAGGACATTTTCAGCGACGATCCGCACCGCCTGATGCGGCTTTTCCAACATTGCCAGTTGCGGAATCTCGAACTCAGCCCGCAGATCCGCCGGCTGATCGCGAACCACTGGAGCGACATCGACCGGCCCTTCCGCTACTCGAAGACGAACCGCCAGATTTTCCAAGGAATCCTGGAACGCAAGGGCGAGGTCGCCCGCATCCTGCGGCTCATGCACCGCGTGGGCATTCTGGGGAGATATCTGCCGGAGTTCGGAGCGCTGGACTGCCTCGTGCAGCACGAATTCTTCCACCGCTACACCGCGGACGAACACACGCTGCGCTGCGTGGACCAGCTCGACCAACTGGTCGCCGAGACGGAACCACGCCGGGAGATCTACCGCCGGCTTTTCCACGAAATCCAGGATCCCTACGCGCTCTACCTTGCTGTCATCCTGCATGACACGGGCCGCGCGGAGAACGTCCGCGAACACATCGATGGTTCCGCGATGCTGGCGTCCCGCTTGTGCAACCGGTTGCAGATCCAAGGGGAGCGCCGCACCCTCATCATGTTCCTGGTGGACAACCACCTCACCTTCTGGCGCACGGCGACGACCCGGAATCTCGACGACCCGGAAGTCATCGGCGAGTTCGCGAAAATCGTCAAGACCCCTGCCAACCTCGACGCGTTGTTCCTTTTCACCTTCGCCGACTCGAACGGCACCTCGCCCGACGGCTGGAACGGATGGAAAGAGAGCCTCATGCTCCAACTCCACACCGCCACCCATCACTACCTCAAGGCGGGTCACGAAAATTACTCGCTCAAGCTGCTGGCCGACCGCACCGCACTCCAGGACGAGGTCATTTCCATGATGCGGGAGGACTATCACCCGGACGTCAGACGCCATTTCGAGCTAATGCCGCCCGCCGCCTTCCACTACCGCCAGGCGGCGCACATCGTCACCCAGGTCCGCACCGTCCGTCACTTCCTCCACCGGGAGACCGAAAAATCCGATCCCCTCGCCTCCTGCATCAAGTGGATCGACCACACGGACAAGGGCTACACCGAACTGGTGCTCGCCACCCGTGACAAGCCGCTGCTTCTGGAAAAAGTCTGCTGCGCGCTGGCCTCCGAGCAGATCAACATCCTCTCCGCCGATCTCTTCACCCGTGAGGACGGCATCGTCGTGAACATCTTCCGCGTCTGCACCACGAACTTCGAACCGGTCTCCGCGAACTCCACGCGCAAGCGCTTCCTCGACACCTTCGAGGCCATCCTCGTCGCCGACAGCTACGACCCGGAAAAATTCCTCCGGCGCAAGGTGAACTTCCTCAAGCCCCGCTCCGACCACGGCATCAAGGTGCCCGTCCGAGCCTACGTCACGAACTCGCTGCACCCCACCTGTACCGCCGTGGAAATCCAGGGCCTCGACCGCATCGGCCTGCTGCACGACCTCTTCCACACCATCAACCACCACGGTCTCAACACCGCGCACGCCCGCATCTGCACGGAAAAAGGCGTGGCGATGGACACGCTCTACATCACGACAGCCGATGGACGGAAGATCGAGGACCCGGAACTGTTGAAGCAACTGGAGACGGAGTTTTCCGCACTTGTTTCCCGACCTGAGACATCGGGCTGA
- a CDS encoding SAM-dependent methyltransferase, with product MQPVSFEQFMARALHDPQHGYYARRISGVGRRGDFTTAPMLSDAPARAIATWAVRAMKETGCRDLIEVGPGEGRLAADVLRHLPWQVRWKTRFHLVETSVPLAARQQELLGSRVRHHRTIQEALAVCGGNAVIYSNELVDAFPVRRFQKNGPDWQEMAVAFDERKRPVESLLPPSPLPDSSGFRENHPPGQQIEVHDSYHRHLAEWMPGWKSGRLLTIDYGDISRTLYHRRPRGSVRAYLHHQLIQGTGVYENAGHQDLTADVNFTDLIEWSRPWVDDHQLLTFHEFLKSADCGDSQLIDPDGAGNAFLVLDQKRAEG from the coding sequence ATGCAGCCCGTTTCCTTCGAACAATTCATGGCGCGTGCGCTGCACGATCCACAGCACGGCTACTACGCACGCCGTATCTCCGGCGTGGGACGGCGCGGGGATTTCACCACCGCGCCGATGCTCTCGGACGCCCCCGCCCGCGCCATCGCCACGTGGGCGGTGCGGGCGATGAAGGAAACCGGCTGCCGTGATCTCATCGAGGTCGGCCCGGGAGAAGGCAGGCTTGCGGCGGACGTTCTCCGGCATCTGCCTTGGCAGGTGCGCTGGAAAACCCGCTTCCACCTCGTGGAGACGTCAGTCCCCCTCGCCGCCCGCCAGCAGGAATTGCTGGGAAGCCGGGTCAGACATCATCGGACGATTCAAGAAGCGCTCGCCGTTTGCGGAGGAAACGCGGTCATTTACTCGAACGAGCTAGTGGACGCGTTTCCTGTCCGCCGGTTTCAGAAAAACGGACCAGACTGGCAGGAAATGGCCGTCGCGTTCGACGAGCGGAAGCGTCCCGTCGAATCCCTGCTTCCCCCTTCCCCGCTGCCGGATTCTTCGGGCTTCCGGGAAAACCACCCGCCCGGCCAGCAGATCGAGGTTCATGACTCCTACCACCGCCATCTCGCGGAGTGGATGCCCGGGTGGAAATCCGGGCGATTGCTGACCATCGACTACGGAGATATTTCCCGCACGCTTTACCACCGCCGTCCGCGTGGCAGCGTCCGGGCCTACCTGCACCACCAGCTCATCCAGGGCACGGGAGTCTATGAAAACGCGGGACACCAGGATCTGACTGCGGACGTGAATTTCACCGATCTCATCGAGTGGTCGCGGCCATGGGTCGATGACCACCAGCTCCTGACATTCCATGAATTTTTGAAAAGCGCGGACTGCGGCGATTCACAGTTGATCGATCCGGACGGTGCGGGAAATGCCTTCCTCGTGCTGGACCAGAAACGTGCGGAGGGTTGA
- the rpsP gene encoding 30S ribosomal protein S16: MAVSLRLNRKGTKDRPYYKIVAVDSRKRRDGRFIEQIGTYDPLLEGVNYTIDLAIADKWLAVGAKPSETVNSMIRKARTAAAASA, encoded by the coding sequence ATGGCCGTATCTCTCCGTCTCAACCGCAAGGGCACCAAAGACCGCCCTTACTATAAAATCGTTGCCGTTGACAGCCGCAAGCGCCGCGATGGCCGCTTCATCGAGCAAATCGGCACCTACGATCCGCTTCTCGAAGGTGTCAACTACACCATCGACCTCGCGATCGCCGACAAGTGGCTCGCCGTTGGTGCCAAGCCTTCCGAAACCGTCAACAGCATGATCCGCAAGGCTCGCACCGCTGCTGCCGCTTCCGCTTGA